GGCATGCTCACGCGCAAGATCAAGGGCGGCGTAACGGTCGACCTGATGGGCGTGGACGCGTTCCTGCCGGGCTCGCAGATCGCATTGCGTCGCGTGCCCAACATCGAGGACCTGATCGGTCAGACGTTCGACTTCAAGATCATCAAGCTGAACAAGCGCCGCCGCAATATCGTGGTGAGCCGCCGCGTGATCCTCGAGGAGGAGCGCGAGGGCAAGCGGGAGCAGCTGGTGAAGGAGCTGCTGGTCGGCCAGGTCCGCAAGGGTGTGGTTAAGAACGTGACGGACTTCGGCGCGTTCATCGACCTGGGCGGTCTGGACGGTCTGCTGCATATCACGGACATGAGCTGGGGTCGTGTTGGACACCCGTCGGAGATCGTGCAGATCGGCGACGAACTGGACGTGAAGGTGCTCGACATCGACTGGAACCGGGAGCGGATCTCGCTCGGCCTCAAGCAGCTGCTGCCGTATCCGTGGAAGGACATCGAGCGCAAGTACCCGGTGGGTGTGCGCGTGCGCGGCAAGGTCGTGTCGATCACGAACTACGGCGCGTTCGTGGAGCTGGAGAAGGGCGTCGAAGGACTGGTCCACATCAGTGAGATGTCGTGGACGCGGAACGTGAAGCACCCGTCGAAGCTGGTGAACATCGGCGACGAGATCGAGGCGGTGGTGCTGAAGGTCGATCGCGACGACGAGAAGATCTCGCTCGGCATGAAGCAGATCGAGGAGGATCCGTGGCTGGCGCTGCCGGAGAAGTACCCGATCGGCACGCGTGTCGAGGGCAAGGTGCGCAACCTGACGTCGTTCGGTGCGTTCGTGGAGATCGAGCCGGGCATCGATGGCCTGATCCACATCAGCGACATGAGCTGGACGAAGCGGGTACAGCATCCGTCCGAGGTACTGCGCAAGGGCGATGATGTTCAGGTAGTCGTCCTCGGCGTGGATCCGGAGAACAAGCGGATCTCGCTGGGCCTGAAGCAGACGCAGGAGGACCCGTGGGACTCGCTGGCGGCGCAGTACGGCGCGGGCGTGGAGAAGACCGGCACGATCGTCCGGCTGCTGGAGGACGGTGTGGTGGTGGACCTCGGGGACGACGTGGAGGGCTTCATTCCGCGCAGCCAGGTCGAGATCCCGGCGAACGAGCAGATCGAGAACTACATCCGCGAGGGTGTGAAGCTGGAGCTGCGCGTGATCGAGTTCGACGGCGCGAACCGGCGCATCGTGCTCACACCGACGCAGGAGCTGGAGCGTCAGCCGGGCGAGGCGCCGAAGCCGGCCGGCTACGAGGGAGCCGATGAGGGCGAAGCGGTAGCCGAGTCGTCGGACGAGGAGGCCGACGCCGCTGTTCCGTCGGGTGACGAGGCGGCGGAAACCACCGTCGAGGGCGCCGGTGCAGGGGCCGAGGCGGAGGGAACCGAGCCGGGTCAGCCGGTCGATGCGGACGAGGAGCCGCGCTCGCAGGAGCAGGCCTGATCCGCAAAGCTGTGCCGCAGGACGCAGGGAGGGGTCGCGCTGGAGCGCGGCCCCTTCTTTTTTTGCCTCACCCGCTGCCGTATACTTCGCGGGCCGCAACCCCTGCAGGAGGACGGATGTTGAAGTACATACGCATGATGGCCGCCGCACTGGTGGTGTTCAGCAGCGCGTGCGCCACGGCGCCGCCGGAAGGGACGCGTCCGGAGCCGCCGGCGGGCGAAGAGCCGCGGCCGGACCAGCCCGAGGAAATACGTCGGGAGGCACCTCTGCGAATCGGACTGATCGTGAGCAGCACCGGTTCTTCGGTGCTCGAGCAGTATGCCGACCTCGTGATGGAGGGCGTACGGGTCGCGGAGGACGCGGCGAGCACACCGCGTCGTGACGTGGAAGTGGTGGTGCGTGATGATGGCGGTACGACCGCCGGTGCCGAGCGCGCGGTGCGCGAGCTGGAACAGGCGGGTGTTCGCGTCATCGTCGGACCGCTCGTCGACGAGGCGCTCATTGCGGCCGCGCGGGCGCGGAGCAGCGACGACGTGGTGATCATCAGCCCGACGGCCGTGTCCGACCCGTTCGGTGTGCGCAACGCCTACGCGCTGAATGTCGTGGATACGCGCGGCGCGGAGGCCCTCGGCGACTACGGTCGCCGCTGGTCACACGTGGGCGTACTGTACAGCCGCGCACCGGAGTCATCCAGACAGGCGCGGGCGTTCATCGATGCGTATTCCCGCGGTGGTCGCGGCGCGGTCACGGAAGCGCCATTCGCGTCGGGCGCCACGAACGTTACCGCACAGCTCACGCAGTTGCGCGAGGCAGGTGTCGAAGCCCTCTATTTCCCCGCATCGGAGCGCGAGATCCAGAGTATCCTCCCGCAGCTGGAATACGCGGGCCTGGACGGCGTGCAAATGCTCGGCAACGAGAGCTGGGTGGGCGACGCGGCACGGCGTGCGCCGCCGCGCGTTCTGCAGGGAGCGATCATCGCTACGCCGCTGTTGCAGGAGAGCAGTGATGTGGCGTGGCTGGAGTTCGTGAGCCGCTACGAGAACATGCACCGGCGATCGCTCACGAATCCTGTGCCTGCCCTGGGGTACGACGCGGCCGTGCTGGCGCTGCAAGCGCTGACATCGGGCAACAGCACCGTACGCGACTTCCGCGGTGCGACGGGCGTTCTGTCGCTGCAGTCTGGCACCGTTACGCGCCGGCCGTTCCTGGTGCGCATCGACGGCGGCCGTCTCATTCCGATCAACTGACTGATGGCCATTACCGAAAAGCTGAAGCGCCTCGAGGAACTGCGCCGCCAGGCAGAGCAGGGCGGCGGCGCGGAGCGCGTGAAGGCGCAGCACGAGCGCGGCAAGCTGTCCGCCCGGGAGCGACTGGACCTGCTCCTGGACACGGACAGCTTCGTCGAGCTGGACCGTTTCGTCACTCACCGCACCGTGGGTCTGGAGGACCAGAAATACCTGGGCGATGGAGTGGTCACGGGCTACGGCACCGTCCACGGCCGTCTCGTGTACGTCTTCAGTCAGGACTTCACCGTGTTCGGCGGCTCGCTGTCGGAGGCGCATGCGGAGAAGATCGTCAAGATCATGGACCTCGCGCTCAAGAACGGCGCACCCGTGATCGGTCTCAACGATTCGGGCGGGGCGCGAATCCAGGAGGGCGTGGTCAGCCTCGGTGGCTATGCCGACATATTCCTGCGCAACACGCTTGCGAGCGGCGTCGTTCCGCAGATCAGCGCCATCCTCGGTCCGTGCGCGGGCGGCGCCGTCTATTCTCCCGCCATCACCGATTTCGTCTACATGGTGCGGGGCACGAGCTACATGTTCGTGACGGGGCCCAACGTGGTGAAGACGGTGACGCACGAGACGATCGACATGGAGGGTCTCGGCGGGGCGGACGTGCACGCATCGACGTCGGGCGTGGCTCACTTCGCGTGCGACAGCGAGATGGAATGTCTCGCGTCGATCCGCACGCTCATGCAGTATCTGCCGCAGAACAACCGTGAGGACCCGCCGCGCCTGGAGGATTCCGAGGACCCGCACGACCGTGCGGATGAGGACCTGCTCAACATCGTTCCCGACGAGCCAGCGAAGCCGTACGACATTCACGAGGTCATCCGCCGTGTGGTCGATCACGGCTCGTTCTACGAAGTGCACCGGGATTACGCAGCGAACATCGTGACCGGCTTCGCGCACCTGGGGGGATACCCGGTCGGCATCGTCGCCAACCAGCCGGCCGTGCTGGCCGGCGTGCTCGACATCAACAGCTCGGTGAAGGGCGCGCGCTTCGTACGGTTTTGCGACTCGTTCAACATCCCGCTCGTCGTATTCGAGGACGTGCCGGGTTTCCTGCCGGGAGTAGCGCAGGAACACGGCGGTATCATCCGGCACGGCGCAAAGCTGCTGTACGCGTTCTGTGAAGCAACGGTGCCGCGCCTGACCGTCATTACGCGCAAGGCGTACGGTGGTGCATACGACGTGATGAACTCGAAGCACATCCGCGGGGACATCAATCTGGCATGGCCGACCGCGGAGATCGCAGTGATGGGGCCCAAGGGCGCGGTCGAGGTGCTGTTCCGCCGGGAGATAGCGAGCGCGGACGACCCGGCGGCCGCGACGGCGGAACGGGAAGCGGAATATCGTGAGCAGTTCGCTCACCCGTACATCGCCGCGTCGCGCGGGTTCATTGATGACGTCATCGACCCGCGCGAGACGCGACCGCGCCTGATCAGCGCTCTGGACATGCTGCGCAACAAGCGTGATTCCAATCCACCTCGGAAGCACGGAAACATACCGCTGTGATATCGCTCCGTTGCGTGCTGGTCGCGAATCGTGGCGAGATTGCGCTGCGCATCATCCGCGCATGTCATGAGCTCGGCATCCGTGCGGTTGCCGTATACTCGGAGGCGGACCGGCTCGCGCCGCACGTGCTCGAGGCCGACGAGGCCCATCTCATAGGCCCGCCGCAGTCTGCGCGATGCTACCTCAAGGCGGAAACGCTGATCGATGTCGCACGGCGCAGCGGGTGTGACGCAGTTCACCCTGGCTACGGCTTCCTGGCGGAGCGGGCGTTTTTCGCGCGCCAGGTGGAGGAGGCCGGCCTGGTGTTCGTAGGGCCGCCTGCGTCCGCCATCAGCGCCATGGGTGACAAGACGGAAGCGCGCCGCCGCATGATCGACGCGGGTGTGCCAGTGGTGCCCGGGATTGCGGAGCCGCTGCAGGATGCGGCCGCTGCACGGTCGGTGGCGGCGGAATTCGGCTACCCGGTACTGCTCAAGGCGGCGGCGGGCGGCGGCGGTAAGGGCATGCGTGTAGTGCACACGGAGGGCGAGCTGGAGCGCGCGTTCGAAGCCGCGCGCAGTGAGGCGCAGTCGTCGTTCGGAGACGGCAGCATCTACCTGGAGAAGTACCTCGCGCGGCCGCGTCACATAGAGATCCAGGTGATGGCCGATGCCCACGGCAATGTGCTTCACTTCGGCGAGCGCGACTGTTCGGTGCAGCGCAGGCACCAGAAGATGATCGAGGAGGCCCCCTCACCGGCTCTCTCGGCGGAGTTGCGCGCACGCATGGGGGAGACGGCCGTCGCGGCGGCGCGGGCAGTCGGTTACCGCAACGCCGGCACGATCGAGTTCCTGTTCGAGGACGGCGAGTTCTTTTTCCTCGAAATGAACACGCGGATCCAGGTCGAGCATCCGGTCACGGAGCTCGTGATGGGAATCGATCTGGTACAATGGCAGCTGCGTATCGCGGCGGGCGAGGCGCTGCCATTCGCGCAGGATGACATCCGGCCGAACGGTCACGCGATCGAATGTCGTATCACGAGCGAGGATCCGGCCAACGGCTTTCTGCCGTCCACTGGCCGCATAACGCTGCTCGAGATGCCGGGCGGGCCGGGTGTGCGGTGGGATGGCGGGATCGCGGAGGGAGTTGAAGTGGGGCTTTTCTACGACCCTCTGCTCGGCAAGCTGATCGTCCATGGGCCGGACCGGGCGAGCGCAATGGATCGCATGAGCCGCGCGCTCGCGGAGCTGCGCGTGGTGGGTGTCGAGACGAGCGCGCCGTTCCACCGTCGCGTCATGAGCGAGCCGGACTTTCGCAGTGGCGACGTGACGATCCGCTACCTCGAGGAGCACGCGGACATGCTGACGCTGAGTCTGTCGGATGATGTGATCCGCAGCGCCGCCGTGGCCGCCGCGCTGCTCGAGGACGCGAGCCGCACGCGGCGCGGCACCCGGCGGATGGCTGCGGATGACCGCGCGCGCAGCGGCTGGCGCGCTGGCGGCTGGCGGTGACTGACACGCCGGTCGTGGATCCTGCGGCCGTCGACCGTCTGCGCCGCCTCGGGGGCGCGAACCTGGTGCGGCAGATGCTGGAGCTGTATCTCGCGCGGGGCCCGGAGCGGCTGCACGCGCTTATGGAGGGTGCCGAAGCGGGGGACGCGGACCGCGTGGAGCGGTCGGCGCACACGATGAAGTCGTCGGCGGGGAATGTGGGTGCGCTGCGGCTGCAGCGTACGGCGGAGGGGCTCGAGGCTGCGGCGGGCGCCGGCGTCATCGACCACGTGATGGTGGAGCGGCTGATGCGCGAATATCAGGAGAGTGCGGCGTTGCTGCGCGGCGTACTGGAGGAAGAGAATCGATGACCCGGATCGCGCTCGTCGAGGACAACGCCGACAATCGCCTGCTGGTGCACGCGATCCTCGAGGAGATGTATGAGATCGATGAGTACGATTCGGGCAGCGACGCGCTGACGGGCATGCTGGCGCAGCCGCCGGCATTGGTGCTGCTCGACATTTCGCTGCCGGTCATGGACGGCACAGAGGTACTGCGCCGCGTCCGTGCCGACGACCGGCTGCGGGGCATACCTGTCATTGCGTTGACAGCGCACGCCATGGCGGGCGACCGCGAGAAGTTCCTCGGCATGGGGTTCGACGCATACGTGACAAAGCCGATTGTCGACGAATCCGTGCTGCTCGGAGAGATCGAGCGGCTCCTCGAACGGACAGGCTGATACCATGCAGGAGGATCTGCAGTCACTCTATCGGCAGGCTCTGCCGGCACGCATAGCGGCGCTCGAATCTGCGCACGCTGCCCGCGACGACGACGAGATCCGCAGTATCGCGCATGCCCTGCGCGGCTCCGGTGCGACGTACGGATTCCCGGATGTCACCGCGGCCGCCGCGGCCGTGGAGTCAGCCGATGCCGATGAGATCGGCGCGCGCACCGATGCGCTGGTCGCCGCCCTGCGAGGCGTCATTGCCAACGTGCCCGACGCCGACGCGGTGCCGGCTCTGCGCGTGCTGCTCGTCGATGATGATCCCGAGATCCGCCTGATCGTCACACACCTTCTGCGCGGTGCGGGATATGTCGTCGACGAGGCTGGCGATTCACGGAGCGCAGCCGCCGCCATTGAGGCAGCTCGGCCCGACATCGTTCTGATGGACATCATGCTCGATCACGAGGATGGCGTCGACGCCGCCGCGGCACTCTTCCGTTCCATGGCTGCTCCCCTGCCGAGGCTGATCTTCCTCACAGGCGCCGTACGCGCTGAGCAGTTCGAGCGCATGAATGCCGCCGGTGCCGCGGGCATCATCCACAAGCCGTTCGACCCGGACTCCTTCCTGTCGCTCGTCGAGCGCATGGTCGGGCCGGACCTGTGAGCACTGCCGTACAGATCGCCTGGTGAGCGCCGAGCTGGAGCTCCACATCGACAGCATCGCGGCCGGTGGCGCAGGCGTGGGTCGCGACAGCGACGGTCGCGCGGTATTCGTGCACCGCACCGCGCCTGGAGAGCGGGTAGCGGTGCGCATCACGACCGCCAGGAAGCGCTGGGCGCGCGCGACGCTGCTGCGCGTGCTCGAGCCGTCGCCCTTGCGCCGCGATGCGCCGTGCCGGTTTTACGCCCGCTGCGGCGGCTGCACCCTCGAGCACCTGGCGTACGAGGCGCAGCTGGCGGCGAAGGCCGGCATCGTGGCGGACGCGCTGGCGCGGATCGGCGGCATCGCGGTCGAGCCACCGACCGTCGTCGCATCGCCCAGGCAGCTGCGCTATCGCAATCGCATGTCGTTCACACTGGTCCGCCTGCAGGATGGCACGGTGCGCGCCGGTTTCCACGAGCTGGAGCGGCCCGATCGCGTGCTTGACATCGATGAGTCATGCCTCATGCCCGAGGAGACGATCGCCGCCGTATGGGGAGAGGTCCGGCGTCACTGGGGCTCTGGCGCGTCACGACTGCCGAGCGGAACGCGCCTTCGGCTGACGCTGCGCGCGACGGCAGACGGCCGGACATCCCTGCTCGTGCAGGGAGGCTTCAGCGCCGGGCGTCCGGACGAGCTGCTTGCGCGCGTTGCTTCGCTTGATGCCATCTGGCACCAGCCGCAGCCGGAGGAGGCACCCGTGCTTCTCGGCGGCAGTGCTGCACTGAAGGAGGTATGGGACGGCGAAGACCTGTCGCTGGGCGGCGCCGTGTTCCTGCAGGTCAACCGCGGCGCCGCAGCACTGCTCGACGAATACGTGCTCGAGCTCGCCGGTGATGTATCCGGGCGCATCGTCGTGGACGCCTACTGCGGCGTCGGCCTGCATGCGCGCAGGCTGGTGCGCCGGGGGGCGCGCGTCAGCGGTATCGAGCTCGATGCGCAGGCCGTTCGGGAGGCGCAGCGCGGCGTGCCAGACGCCGCATTCACGGCGGCACGTGTGGAAGACGCGCTGCCGGCCGTGCTGCCGGCAGATCTCGTCGTGCTGAATCCGCCGCGCGCGGGTGTGGCGGAGGACGTGATCACGGCGCTCCTGGGCACGCCGCCCGGACGTATCATCTACGTCAGCTGCGATCCCGCGACACTGGCGCGGGATCTGAAGCGACTTGCGCAGGGATACGAGCTGCGCTCGATTCGCTGTTTCGACCTGTTCCCTCAAACCGCTCACGTCGAGTCCGTCGTGGAACTGACATGCTCTACCACGTAACCATCGGGAGCCGCACCGTCACGGTCGAGCTGGAGGGTGACCGCGTGATCGTGGATGGCGCTGATGCCGGCAATGCGGAGATTGCCGCGATGCCGGGCACGGACGTAAAGCACCTGCTGCTGGCCGGCCGCTCCGTCACGCTGGTGGCGCGTCGCGACGACGAGGGCTGGAACCTGCACGTAGATGGCTGGCCGGTGCGAGCGGACGTGGTGGATGAGCGGACGCGTGCCATCCGGGCCATGACCGGCCACGCAGGCGCCGTACAGGGGCCGAAGCCCGTACGCGCGCCGATGCCGGGCATGATCGTGCGCACGGAAGTGAACGTTGGCGATCAGGTTCGTGCGGGGCAGGGCGTGGTGGTGATGGAAGCGATGAAGATGGAGAACGAGCTCAAGGCGGAGACGGATGGCATCGTTGCGCGGGTGCTGATCACGCCCGGGCAGGCGGTCGAGAAGGGGACCGTGCTCGTCGAGTTCGAGGCGGTGCCATGAGCGGCCGTGCTCGATGGGAGAGCGAGACGGTGCGCCCCTTCGTCGAACGCCAGCCCGAACGCAGCCCATCGTTCCGGACGGCGAGCGGCATCGGGGTGGAGCGGCTGTACGGACCGGAGGACACGCAGGTCGACCATGACCGCGATCTCGGATACCCGGGCGAGTATCCGTTTACGCGCGGGATCTACCCGACCATGTACCGCGGCCGGCTGTGGACGATGCGTCAGTATGCCGGTTTCGGGACCGCCGAAGAGACCAACCGTCGCTACCACTACCTGCTCGATCACGGGCAGACCGGCCTCAGCGTGGCGTTCGATCTGCCCACGCAGATGGGTTACGATGCGGATGCGCCAATGGCCGCGGGTGAGGTGGGGCGGGTGGGCGTCGCGATATCGAGCCTGGATGACATGCGGGCGCTGTTCGATGGCATCCCGCTCGAGGATGTCTCGGTATCGATGACGATCAATGCCACGGCAGCCATCCTCCTGGCATTCTACGTCGCGCTCGCTGATGAACGCGGCGTCCCGCGGAATCGGCTGGCCGGGACGATTCAGAACGATGTGCTGAAGGAGTACATCGCGCGCGGCACCTACATCTACCCCGTCGAGCCGAGCCTGCGGCTCGTGACCGATACGTTCGCATTCTGTGCCGACCAGGTGCCGCGCTGGAATCCCATCTCGATCAGCGGCTATCACATCCGCGAGGCCGGCTCCACGGCGGTGCAGGAGATCGCGTTCACGTTCGCCAACGCACTCGAGTACGTGGCGCGGGCACGCGCGGCCGGGCTCGATCTGAACCGGTTCGCACCGCGCCTGTCGTTCTTCTTCGCAGCCCACAATCAGCTGTTCGAGGAGGTCGCGAAGTTCCGCGCGGCGCGGCGATTGTGGGCCCGGCTCATGCGCGAGCGTTTCGGTGCGGACGATGATGCATGCCGTCTTCGCTTTCACACGCAGACGGGTGGCGTCACACTGACGGCGCAGCAGCCGCTGAACAATGTGGTGCGCGTCACGGTGCAGGCGCTGTCCGCGGTACTGGGCGGCACCCAGTCGCTGCACACGAATGCGTTCGACGAGGCGCTCGCGCTGCCCACCGAGGAATCGGCCCGTCTCGCGCTCCGCACGCAGCAGGTTCTCGCCACCGAGTCCGGCGTCACCGAAACGATCGATCCGCTCGCGGGCAGCTGGTTCGTCGAATCGCTGACCACGCGCCTCGAGGCGGAAGCGCTCGCGCTGATCGGCAAGGTCGATGAGCAGGGCGGAGCCGCGCAGGCGATTGCCTTCTTCCAGGATGAGATCCACCGCGCCGCGTATGCACATCAGCGCGCGGTCGAGGCGGATGAGATCGGCGTGGTCGGCGTGAACCGCTATCGCATCGACGAGCCGCCGCCGCGCATCGAGACGGCGGCATTCGCCTCGCTCGAGACCGCACAGCGCGCCCGCCTGACCGATCTGCGCAGCAGCCGGGATGCTGCCCGTGCTGCGGAGGTCCTGGAGCATGTCCGCGCCGCCGCCCGGGGCGCCGATAACCTGATGCCGCCCCTGATCGATGCGGTCCGTGCCGGGGCGACGCTCGGCGAGCTCAGCGACGTCCTGAGAGCGGAGTGGGGCGTGTACCGCGGAGTGGCGGCCTGACGGGGAAACGGCTACTTTTAGCCCTTCACTCACAGACAGTTACGCAATGCCAACATATGAATACCGCTGCTCGAAGGGCCACGACTTCGAGCAGTTTCAGCGGATGAGCGAAGAGCCCCTGCGCGTCTGCACCGTGTGCGGCGCGCCGGCGGAGCGCATCATGTCCGCGGGCGCCGGCCTCCTCTTCAAGGGCTCGGGCTTCTATATCACGGATTACCGCAGCGATTCCTACAGGAAGGCGGCCGACGCGGACAGCGGCGGCAGCGGCAGCGCCGGCAAGGGCGGGAAGGATGCCGCACCATCCGGTGGTGACGCGTCGCCGCCCGCCAAGTCCACCGGCACCCCGGGATCTACACCTTCCAAGGGCGAGTGATGTCCACGGACGCTCTCGTCCGGCAGCTGGAGCGGATCGCAGCCCGCCTCGGCAACGGCGCGGACGTGCCCGTGCAGCTGGAGCGGCCGCGTAATCCCGAGCACGGCGATTTCGCGACGAACCTCGCCATGATCCTGGCGGGCCGGT
The Longimicrobiales bacterium DNA segment above includes these coding regions:
- a CDS encoding 30S ribosomal protein S1 — encoded protein: MADNQDIQETQDSTDALAGQEGGVATKPRRTRVKPKAESLSQQSAFFEEDEYSLEEYEAMLEMYEETLTNIEEGEIVKAKVLRITENAVILDVGFKSEGAITKDEFKNPDQLKPGDEVEVFLENLEDQDGVVVLSKKKADFLRVWEKIKTAYEENEKVPGMLTRKIKGGVTVDLMGVDAFLPGSQIALRRVPNIEDLIGQTFDFKIIKLNKRRRNIVVSRRVILEEEREGKREQLVKELLVGQVRKGVVKNVTDFGAFIDLGGLDGLLHITDMSWGRVGHPSEIVQIGDELDVKVLDIDWNRERISLGLKQLLPYPWKDIERKYPVGVRVRGKVVSITNYGAFVELEKGVEGLVHISEMSWTRNVKHPSKLVNIGDEIEAVVLKVDRDDEKISLGMKQIEEDPWLALPEKYPIGTRVEGKVRNLTSFGAFVEIEPGIDGLIHISDMSWTKRVQHPSEVLRKGDDVQVVVLGVDPENKRISLGLKQTQEDPWDSLAAQYGAGVEKTGTIVRLLEDGVVVDLGDDVEGFIPRSQVEIPANEQIENYIREGVKLELRVIEFDGANRRIVLTPTQELERQPGEAPKPAGYEGADEGEAVAESSDEEADAAVPSGDEAAETTVEGAGAGAEAEGTEPGQPVDADEEPRSQEQA
- a CDS encoding penicillin-binding protein activator, producing the protein MLKYIRMMAAALVVFSSACATAPPEGTRPEPPAGEEPRPDQPEEIRREAPLRIGLIVSSTGSSVLEQYADLVMEGVRVAEDAASTPRRDVEVVVRDDGGTTAGAERAVRELEQAGVRVIVGPLVDEALIAAARARSSDDVVIISPTAVSDPFGVRNAYALNVVDTRGAEALGDYGRRWSHVGVLYSRAPESSRQARAFIDAYSRGGRGAVTEAPFASGATNVTAQLTQLREAGVEALYFPASEREIQSILPQLEYAGLDGVQMLGNESWVGDAARRAPPRVLQGAIIATPLLQESSDVAWLEFVSRYENMHRRSLTNPVPALGYDAAVLALQALTSGNSTVRDFRGATGVLSLQSGTVTRRPFLVRIDGGRLIPIN
- a CDS encoding acyl-CoA carboxylase subunit beta; this encodes MAITEKLKRLEELRRQAEQGGGAERVKAQHERGKLSARERLDLLLDTDSFVELDRFVTHRTVGLEDQKYLGDGVVTGYGTVHGRLVYVFSQDFTVFGGSLSEAHAEKIVKIMDLALKNGAPVIGLNDSGGARIQEGVVSLGGYADIFLRNTLASGVVPQISAILGPCAGGAVYSPAITDFVYMVRGTSYMFVTGPNVVKTVTHETIDMEGLGGADVHASTSGVAHFACDSEMECLASIRTLMQYLPQNNREDPPRLEDSEDPHDRADEDLLNIVPDEPAKPYDIHEVIRRVVDHGSFYEVHRDYAANIVTGFAHLGGYPVGIVANQPAVLAGVLDINSSVKGARFVRFCDSFNIPLVVFEDVPGFLPGVAQEHGGIIRHGAKLLYAFCEATVPRLTVITRKAYGGAYDVMNSKHIRGDINLAWPTAEIAVMGPKGAVEVLFRREIASADDPAAATAEREAEYREQFAHPYIAASRGFIDDVIDPRETRPRLISALDMLRNKRDSNPPRKHGNIPL
- a CDS encoding acetyl-CoA carboxylase biotin carboxylase subunit, whose translation is MISLRCVLVANRGEIALRIIRACHELGIRAVAVYSEADRLAPHVLEADEAHLIGPPQSARCYLKAETLIDVARRSGCDAVHPGYGFLAERAFFARQVEEAGLVFVGPPASAISAMGDKTEARRRMIDAGVPVVPGIAEPLQDAAAARSVAAEFGYPVLLKAAAGGGGKGMRVVHTEGELERAFEAARSEAQSSFGDGSIYLEKYLARPRHIEIQVMADAHGNVLHFGERDCSVQRRHQKMIEEAPSPALSAELRARMGETAVAAARAVGYRNAGTIEFLFEDGEFFFLEMNTRIQVEHPVTELVMGIDLVQWQLRIAAGEALPFAQDDIRPNGHAIECRITSEDPANGFLPSTGRITLLEMPGGPGVRWDGGIAEGVEVGLFYDPLLGKLIVHGPDRASAMDRMSRALAELRVVGVETSAPFHRRVMSEPDFRSGDVTIRYLEEHADMLTLSLSDDVIRSAAVAAALLEDASRTRRGTRRMAADDRARSGWRAGGWR
- a CDS encoding Hpt domain-containing protein, whose amino-acid sequence is MTDTPVVDPAAVDRLRRLGGANLVRQMLELYLARGPERLHALMEGAEAGDADRVERSAHTMKSSAGNVGALRLQRTAEGLEAAAGAGVIDHVMVERLMREYQESAALLRGVLEEENR
- a CDS encoding response regulator translates to MTRIALVEDNADNRLLVHAILEEMYEIDEYDSGSDALTGMLAQPPALVLLDISLPVMDGTEVLRRVRADDRLRGIPVIALTAHAMAGDREKFLGMGFDAYVTKPIVDESVLLGEIERLLERTG
- a CDS encoding response regulator, with protein sequence MQEDLQSLYRQALPARIAALESAHAARDDDEIRSIAHALRGSGATYGFPDVTAAAAAVESADADEIGARTDALVAALRGVIANVPDADAVPALRVLLVDDDPEIRLIVTHLLRGAGYVVDEAGDSRSAAAAIEAARPDIVLMDIMLDHEDGVDAAAALFRSMAAPLPRLIFLTGAVRAEQFERMNAAGAAGIIHKPFDPDSFLSLVERMVGPDL
- a CDS encoding class I SAM-dependent RNA methyltransferase, which codes for MSAELELHIDSIAAGGAGVGRDSDGRAVFVHRTAPGERVAVRITTARKRWARATLLRVLEPSPLRRDAPCRFYARCGGCTLEHLAYEAQLAAKAGIVADALARIGGIAVEPPTVVASPRQLRYRNRMSFTLVRLQDGTVRAGFHELERPDRVLDIDESCLMPEETIAAVWGEVRRHWGSGASRLPSGTRLRLTLRATADGRTSLLVQGGFSAGRPDELLARVASLDAIWHQPQPEEAPVLLGGSAALKEVWDGEDLSLGGAVFLQVNRGAAALLDEYVLELAGDVSGRIVVDAYCGVGLHARRLVRRGARVSGIELDAQAVREAQRGVPDAAFTAARVEDALPAVLPADLVVLNPPRAGVAEDVITALLGTPPGRIIYVSCDPATLARDLKRLAQGYELRSIRCFDLFPQTAHVESVVELTCSTT
- a CDS encoding biotin/lipoyl-containing protein, which gives rise to MLYHVTIGSRTVTVELEGDRVIVDGADAGNAEIAAMPGTDVKHLLLAGRSVTLVARRDDEGWNLHVDGWPVRADVVDERTRAIRAMTGHAGAVQGPKPVRAPMPGMIVRTEVNVGDQVRAGQGVVVMEAMKMENELKAETDGIVARVLITPGQAVEKGTVLVEFEAVP
- a CDS encoding methylmalonyl-CoA mutase family protein, translating into MSGRARWESETVRPFVERQPERSPSFRTASGIGVERLYGPEDTQVDHDRDLGYPGEYPFTRGIYPTMYRGRLWTMRQYAGFGTAEETNRRYHYLLDHGQTGLSVAFDLPTQMGYDADAPMAAGEVGRVGVAISSLDDMRALFDGIPLEDVSVSMTINATAAILLAFYVALADERGVPRNRLAGTIQNDVLKEYIARGTYIYPVEPSLRLVTDTFAFCADQVPRWNPISISGYHIREAGSTAVQEIAFTFANALEYVARARAAGLDLNRFAPRLSFFFAAHNQLFEEVAKFRAARRLWARLMRERFGADDDACRLRFHTQTGGVTLTAQQPLNNVVRVTVQALSAVLGGTQSLHTNAFDEALALPTEESARLALRTQQVLATESGVTETIDPLAGSWFVESLTTRLEAEALALIGKVDEQGGAAQAIAFFQDEIHRAAYAHQRAVEADEIGVVGVNRYRIDEPPPRIETAAFASLETAQRARLTDLRSSRDAARAAEVLEHVRAAARGADNLMPPLIDAVRAGATLGELSDVLRAEWGVYRGVAA
- a CDS encoding zinc ribbon domain-containing protein produces the protein MPTYEYRCSKGHDFEQFQRMSEEPLRVCTVCGAPAERIMSAGAGLLFKGSGFYITDYRSDSYRKAADADSGGSGSAGKGGKDAAPSGGDASPPAKSTGTPGSTPSKGE